One region of Pseudomonas glycinae genomic DNA includes:
- a CDS encoding RNA polymerase sigma factor: MAVDDTRLLERLLAGEQKAFKELVSTYQSPMRAVAYAIVGQRHVEEVVQDAWLSVVRHISRFEGRSSLKTWLLTITANSAKSRYKLNRREVLLDDLPSPHGTIDDDRFSPGDGHWLVAPFAWHQDTPEALLTEGELRECLEHTLLSLSELQSSVLTLRERQGLELEEICNLLEISLSNVRVLLHRARLKVFATVEHFEETGEC; encoded by the coding sequence ATGGCGGTAGACGACACCCGACTACTTGAGCGCCTGCTCGCCGGTGAGCAAAAGGCATTCAAGGAACTGGTCAGTACCTATCAAAGCCCTATGCGCGCGGTCGCGTACGCGATTGTCGGCCAGCGCCATGTCGAAGAAGTGGTGCAGGATGCCTGGCTGTCGGTGGTGCGTCATATCAGTCGCTTCGAGGGGCGCTCCAGCCTCAAGACCTGGCTGCTGACCATTACTGCCAACTCGGCCAAGAGCCGCTACAAACTCAATCGTCGCGAAGTATTGCTGGATGATCTGCCGTCCCCCCACGGCACCATCGACGACGATCGTTTTTCTCCCGGCGACGGCCACTGGCTGGTCGCACCGTTCGCCTGGCACCAGGACACCCCCGAGGCATTGCTGACCGAAGGCGAGCTGCGTGAATGCCTGGAGCATACGTTGCTCAGTCTCTCCGAACTTCAGAGCAGTGTGCTCACGCTGCGCGAGCGCCAGGGTCTGGAGCTGGAGGAGATCTGTAATCTTCTGGAGATCTCGCTCTCCAATGTCCGCGTGCTGCTGCATCGGGCGCGTTTGAAGGTCTTTGCGACCGTGGAGCATTTTGAGGAGACGGGAGAATGTTGA
- a CDS encoding beta-ketoacyl-ACP synthase III, whose translation MHNVVISGTGLYTPANSISNEELVQSFNTYVAQFNADNAEAIASGEVQALTESSAAFIEKASGIKSRFVMDKDGILDPARMAPRLPERSNDEWSVLCQMAIGAAEQALQRAGKTAADIDGVIVACSNLQRAYPAIAIEVQEALGIQGFGFDMNVACSSATFGIQQAANTVQLGQARAILMVNPEVCTGHLNFRDRDSHFIFGDAATAVIIERADLATSKHQFDVVSTKLLTKFSNNIRNNFGFLNRAAEEGIGARDKLFVQEGRKVFKDVCPMVAELIGEHLEENKLNVGDVKRFWLHQANLSMNHLIVRKLLGREATEEEAPVILDTYANTSSAGSVIAFHKYQDDLAAGSLAVLSSFGAGYSIGSVILRKR comes from the coding sequence ATGCATAACGTCGTCATCAGCGGCACCGGCCTGTACACCCCGGCCAACAGCATCTCCAACGAAGAGCTGGTGCAGTCCTTCAATACCTACGTCGCCCAGTTCAATGCGGACAACGCCGAAGCCATCGCCAGCGGCGAAGTCCAGGCCCTGACCGAGTCCAGCGCCGCGTTCATCGAAAAAGCTTCCGGCATCAAGAGCCGCTTTGTCATGGACAAGGATGGCATCCTCGACCCTGCGCGCATGGCGCCACGCCTGCCGGAGCGTTCCAACGACGAATGGTCGGTGCTTTGCCAGATGGCCATCGGCGCTGCCGAGCAAGCCCTGCAACGTGCCGGCAAGACCGCCGCCGACATCGACGGCGTGATCGTCGCCTGCTCCAACCTGCAACGCGCCTACCCGGCCATCGCCATCGAAGTCCAGGAAGCGCTGGGCATCCAGGGTTTCGGTTTCGACATGAACGTTGCCTGCTCGTCGGCCACCTTCGGCATCCAGCAAGCCGCCAACACCGTGCAACTGGGCCAGGCCCGGGCAATCCTGATGGTCAACCCGGAAGTCTGCACCGGCCACCTGAACTTCCGTGACCGCGACAGCCACTTCATCTTCGGTGACGCGGCCACCGCCGTGATTATCGAGCGCGCCGATCTGGCAACCTCCAAGCACCAGTTCGACGTGGTCAGCACCAAACTGCTGACCAAGTTCTCCAACAACATCCGCAACAACTTCGGCTTCCTCAACCGCGCAGCGGAAGAGGGCATCGGCGCCCGCGACAAACTGTTCGTGCAGGAAGGCCGCAAGGTGTTCAAGGATGTTTGCCCGATGGTGGCCGAACTGATTGGCGAGCATCTGGAAGAGAACAAGCTCAATGTCGGTGACGTAAAGCGCTTCTGGCTGCACCAGGCCAACCTGAGCATGAACCACCTGATCGTGCGCAAGCTGCTGGGCCGCGAAGCCACCGAAGAAGAAGCCCCGGTGATTCTCGACACCTACGCCAACACCAGCTCCGCCGGTTCCGTGATTGCGTTCCACAAATATCAGGACGATCTGGCGGCCGGTTCGCTGGCGGTGCTGAGTTCGTTCGGTGCCGGTTACTCGATTGGTAGCGTGATTCTGCGTAAACGTTAA
- the hrpA gene encoding ATP-dependent RNA helicase HrpA → MTDESPSIDKLLKNLDHAMLADRHRLRRQLLELRKKPDEAKLVQWVARMQASCDQVLARKASLPVIRYDDSLPIAAKRDEIKKALEKHQVLIIAGETGSGKTTQLPKICLEIGRGQHGLIGHTQPRRIAARSVASRVAEELGTPLGALVGYQVRFEDQSDSNTLIKLMTDGILLAETQNDRYLERYDTIIVDEAHERSLNIDFLLGYLKTLLPRRPDLKVIITSATIDLERFSRHFDDAPIVEVSGRTFPVDTWYRPLTLEQDEEGNRVEDDLTVDQAILATLDEIAAYERSERRSPGDVLVFLPGEREIRDAADMLRKAQLKHTEILPLYARLSPAEQQRIFQSHPGRRVVLATNVAETSLTVPGIRYVIDSGTARISRYSYRAKVQRLPIEAISQASANQRKGRCGRVEPGICVRLYSEEDFLGRPEFTDPEILRTNLAAVILQMLHLRLGEITDFPFIEPPDGKAISDGFNLLQELSAVDRNSQLTPLGRQLARLPVDPRMGRMLLEAAKLGSLQEVLIVASAMSIQDPRERPPERQQAADQAHAQWKDADSDFAGLVNLWRGFEEQRQALTASPLRNWCRKNFLNYLRLREWRDSHRQLSLICRDLQLSLNKEPADYPKLHKAVLVGLLSQIGQKTEDGDYLGARQRRFWIHPSSGIGKKRPQWVMTAELVETTKLYARMVAKIDADWIEPLAGHLIKKNHFEPHWEKKRGQVVAFEQITLFGLIVVGRRPVHYGPVDPVVSRELFIREGLVRGEIQSRAKCLTANKQLLEQLDELEAKARRRDILADEETLFGFYDARLPAEIHQTATFDSWYRVNSQKDPQLLIMREEDVLAREASEVTAQHYPDTLHIGDLELALSYHFEPNHPRDGVTLRVPAPLLPMLPPERLEWLVPGLIEAKCIALVRNLPKALRKNFVPVPDFIKAALQRMTFAEGSLPQALGRELLRMTGARVSDEAWAEAAQQVESHLRMNLEIVDGQGKFLGEGRDLAELTARFAEASQAALAVPQSAKSQQPVEAKVFAPVAEKTQQKIAGLSMTVYPALVEEGGTVKEGRFSTPAEAEFQHRRALQRLLMQQLAEPAKFLRGKLPGLTELGLLYRELGRVDALVEDILLASLDSCILEGEDPLPRDGAGLAALAERKRGSWTEHAERVARLTLEILKLWHGLQKRFKGKIDLAQAVALNDIKQQLSHLVYPGFVRETPMLWLKELPRYLKAVEQRFEKLGAQVQKDRVWSGELAGLWTQYQTRAAKHAQEGKRDPQLELYRWWLEEYRVSLFAQQLGTKVPISDKRLNKQWTQVEP, encoded by the coding sequence ATGACCGACGAATCGCCCTCCATCGACAAACTGCTGAAAAACCTCGATCACGCCATGCTCGCCGACCGCCACCGGCTGCGGCGGCAGTTGCTTGAGCTGCGCAAGAAACCCGACGAAGCCAAACTGGTCCAGTGGGTGGCGCGGATGCAGGCGTCCTGCGATCAGGTGCTGGCGCGCAAGGCCAGCCTGCCGGTGATCCGTTACGACGACAGCCTGCCGATTGCGGCCAAGCGTGACGAAATCAAGAAGGCCCTGGAAAAGCATCAGGTGCTGATCATCGCCGGCGAAACCGGCTCGGGTAAAACCACCCAGTTGCCGAAAATCTGTCTGGAGATCGGTCGCGGCCAGCATGGCTTGATCGGCCACACCCAGCCTCGGCGAATTGCTGCGCGCAGTGTGGCCAGTCGGGTCGCCGAAGAACTCGGTACGCCGCTGGGCGCGCTGGTCGGCTATCAGGTGCGCTTCGAAGACCAGAGTGATTCCAACACCCTGATCAAACTGATGACCGACGGCATCCTGCTGGCGGAAACCCAGAACGATCGCTACCTCGAACGCTACGACACGATCATCGTCGACGAAGCCCACGAACGCAGCCTCAACATCGACTTCCTGCTCGGTTACCTGAAAACCCTGCTGCCGCGTCGTCCGGATCTGAAAGTCATCATCACCTCGGCGACCATCGATCTGGAGCGTTTCTCCAGGCATTTCGACGATGCGCCGATTGTCGAAGTGTCTGGCCGTACTTTCCCGGTGGACACCTGGTATCGCCCGCTGACGCTTGAGCAGGACGAAGAGGGCAACCGTGTCGAAGACGACCTGACTGTCGATCAGGCGATCCTCGCTACTCTCGACGAAATCGCCGCCTATGAGCGCAGCGAGCGCCGCAGTCCCGGTGATGTGCTGGTGTTCCTGCCCGGCGAGCGTGAGATCCGCGACGCCGCCGACATGCTGCGCAAGGCCCAGCTCAAACACACCGAAATCCTGCCGTTGTACGCGCGCCTGTCGCCGGCTGAACAGCAGCGGATTTTCCAGTCGCATCCGGGCCGTCGCGTGGTGCTGGCAACCAACGTCGCCGAAACCTCGCTGACCGTGCCGGGCATCCGTTACGTGATCGACAGCGGCACCGCGCGCATCAGTCGCTACAGCTACCGCGCCAAGGTTCAGCGGCTGCCGATCGAAGCGATTTCCCAGGCCAGCGCCAACCAGCGTAAAGGTCGCTGCGGCCGGGTCGAGCCGGGTATTTGTGTGCGCTTGTACAGCGAAGAGGATTTCCTCGGTCGCCCGGAATTTACCGATCCGGAAATCCTGCGTACCAACCTCGCGGCGGTAATTTTGCAGATGCTCCATCTGCGCCTCGGCGAGATCACCGATTTCCCGTTCATCGAGCCGCCGGACGGCAAGGCGATCAGCGATGGTTTCAACCTGCTGCAAGAACTCTCGGCGGTGGATCGCAACAGCCAGCTGACCCCGCTCGGCCGCCAGCTGGCGCGCCTGCCGGTGGACCCGCGCATGGGCCGCATGCTGCTGGAAGCGGCAAAACTCGGCAGCCTGCAGGAAGTGCTGATCGTCGCCAGCGCCATGTCGATTCAGGACCCGCGCGAGCGTCCGCCGGAGCGTCAGCAAGCCGCTGATCAGGCCCACGCGCAGTGGAAGGACGCCGATTCGGACTTCGCCGGGCTGGTCAATCTGTGGCGTGGCTTCGAAGAACAGCGCCAAGCGTTGACCGCCAGTCCGCTGCGCAATTGGTGCCGGAAGAATTTCCTCAATTATCTGCGCCTGCGCGAGTGGCGTGATTCCCACCGTCAGTTGAGCCTGATCTGTCGCGACTTGCAGCTGAGCCTGAACAAAGAGCCAGCGGATTATCCGAAGCTGCACAAAGCGGTGCTGGTCGGCCTGCTCAGCCAGATCGGCCAGAAAACCGAGGACGGCGACTATCTTGGCGCCCGTCAGCGGCGGTTCTGGATTCACCCGTCGTCAGGCATAGGCAAGAAACGCCCGCAGTGGGTGATGACCGCCGAACTGGTGGAAACCACCAAGCTCTACGCGCGGATGGTGGCGAAGATCGACGCCGACTGGATCGAGCCGCTGGCCGGGCACCTGATCAAGAAGAACCACTTCGAACCTCACTGGGAGAAGAAGCGCGGCCAGGTCGTGGCGTTCGAGCAGATCACCCTGTTCGGCCTGATCGTGGTCGGTCGCCGGCCAGTGCATTACGGCCCGGTGGATCCCGTGGTTTCGCGGGAGCTGTTCATCCGCGAAGGTCTGGTGCGGGGCGAGATTCAGTCCCGGGCCAAGTGCCTGACCGCCAACAAGCAATTGCTCGAACAGCTCGACGAACTGGAAGCCAAGGCCCGTCGCCGGGACATTCTGGCCGACGAGGAAACCCTCTTCGGGTTCTACGACGCGCGACTGCCGGCGGAGATTCACCAGACCGCGACGTTCGATAGCTGGTATCGGGTCAACAGCCAGAAAGATCCGCAACTGCTGATCATGCGCGAGGAAGACGTGCTGGCCCGCGAAGCCAGCGAAGTCACCGCCCAGCATTATCCGGACACGCTGCACATCGGCGATCTGGAACTGGCTCTGAGTTATCACTTCGAACCGAATCACCCGCGCGACGGTGTGACCCTGCGTGTGCCGGCGCCGCTGTTGCCGATGCTGCCGCCGGAGCGCCTGGAGTGGCTGGTGCCGGGGCTGATCGAAGCCAAATGCATTGCGCTGGTGCGCAACCTGCCCAAGGCATTGCGCAAAAACTTCGTGCCGGTGCCGGACTTCATCAAGGCCGCGCTGCAACGCATGACCTTTGCCGAAGGTTCGTTGCCGCAAGCGCTGGGCCGTGAACTGCTGCGCATGACCGGTGCGCGGGTCAGCGATGAGGCTTGGGCCGAAGCGGCGCAGCAGGTTGAAAGCCACCTGCGGATGAACCTGGAAATCGTCGACGGCCAAGGCAAGTTCCTAGGCGAAGGCCGGGATCTGGCCGAGCTGACCGCACGTTTCGCCGAAGCCAGCCAGGCTGCGTTGGCCGTGCCGCAAAGTGCGAAAAGTCAGCAACCGGTGGAGGCCAAGGTCTTCGCGCCGGTGGCGGAAAAGACTCAGCAGAAGATCGCCGGGCTGTCGATGACGGTCTATCCGGCGTTGGTGGAAGAGGGCGGCACGGTCAAGGAAGGGCGCTTCTCGACGCCGGCCGAAGCTGAATTCCAGCACCGCCGCGCCTTGCAACGCCTGCTGATGCAACAACTGGCGGAACCGGCCAAGTTCCTGCGCGGCAAGTTGCCGGGCCTGACCGAACTGGGTTTGCTGTACCGCGAGCTGGGTCGGGTCGATGCGCTGGTCGAAGACATTCTGCTGGCCAGCCTCGACAGCTGCATTCTCGAGGGCGAAGACCCGTTGCCGCGTGACGGCGCAGGTCTGGCGGCGCTGGCCGAGCGCAAGCGCGGCAGCTGGACCGAACACGCCGAGCGCGTGGCACGGCTGACGCTGGAAATCCTCAAGCTCTGGCACGGTCTGCAAAAACGCTTCAAGGGCAAGATCGATCTGGCTCAGGCCGTGGCGCTTAACGACATCAAGCAGCAGCTCAGCCATCTGGTGTATCCGGGCTTCGTCCGGGAAACGCCGATGCTCTGGCTCAAGGAGTTACCGCGCTATCTGAAAGCGGTCGAGCAGCGTTTCGAGAAGCTGGGCGCGCAGGTGCAGAAGGATCGGGTCTGGAGCGGCGAACTCGCCGGGCTCTGGACGCAATACCAGACCCGCGCCGCCAAACATGCTCAGGAAGGCAAACGCGATCCGCAACTCGAGCTGTATCGCTGGTGGCTGGAGGAGTATCGGGTTTCGCTGTTCGCCCAGCAGTTGGGGACGAAAGTGCCGATCTCCGACAAGCGGCTGAACAAACAATGGACGCAGGTCGAACCCTAG
- the aceK gene encoding bifunctional isocitrate dehydrogenase kinase/phosphatase, translated as MPQQWPATDIARLILDGFDDYREHFRRITDGARERFEQARWQDTQTASAARINLYEEKVGETVARLREYFEPDTLMDVTCWPLVKSAYISIIDLRFDDELSETWYNSIFCGLFSHDLISDGCMFIHTTRPSLRRARAAQTRTYKPHGQISSMLASIFADYRFSEAYADLPGDLQRLEAQLRENLPDWVCKDPELSVELFSSVLYRNKGAYLVGRIYTSDDQWPLVIPLLHREGRGIQIDALITDEAEVSIIFSFTRSYFMVDVPVPAEFIGFLKRILPGKHIAELYTSIGFYKHGKSEFYRALINHLANTDDQFIMAPGVRGMVMSVFTLPGFNTVFKIIKDRFSPSKNVDRATVIEKYRLVKSVDRVGRMADTQEFADFRFPLSKFEPACLAELLEVAPSTVSLEGETVLIRHCWTERRMTPLNLYLDNANEAQVREALEDYGLAIKQLAAANIFPGDMLLKNFGVTRHGRVVFYDYDEICFLTEANFRHIPAPRTPEDEMASEPWYSIGPLDVFPEEFPPFLFADAAQRKLFDQLHGELYNADYWKGLQEAIRAGKVIDVFPYRRKGLDNE; from the coding sequence ATGCCGCAGCAATGGCCAGCCACCGACATCGCCCGCCTGATCCTCGATGGGTTTGACGATTACCGCGAGCATTTCCGGCGGATCACCGACGGCGCCCGGGAGCGCTTCGAGCAGGCCCGCTGGCAGGACACGCAAACCGCGTCGGCGGCCCGGATCAACCTCTACGAAGAAAAGGTCGGTGAAACCGTCGCCCGCCTGCGCGAGTATTTCGAGCCGGACACCTTGATGGACGTCACCTGCTGGCCGCTGGTGAAAAGTGCCTACATCAGCATCATCGACCTGCGCTTCGACGATGAGCTGTCCGAGACCTGGTACAACTCGATTTTCTGCGGCCTGTTCAGCCACGACCTGATCAGCGACGGCTGCATGTTCATCCACACCACGCGCCCGAGCCTGCGCCGCGCGCGGGCCGCACAGACCCGCACCTACAAGCCCCATGGACAGATCTCGAGCATGCTCGCGAGCATCTTTGCCGATTATCGCTTCAGCGAGGCCTACGCCGATTTGCCCGGCGACTTGCAGCGCCTGGAAGCGCAACTGCGCGAGAACCTGCCGGACTGGGTGTGCAAGGATCCGGAGCTGAGTGTCGAGCTGTTTTCCTCGGTGCTCTACCGTAACAAGGGCGCGTACCTGGTCGGGCGCATCTACACCAGTGACGATCAATGGCCGCTGGTGATTCCATTGCTGCACCGCGAGGGTCGGGGGATTCAGATCGACGCATTGATCACCGACGAAGCGGAGGTGTCGATCATCTTCTCCTTCACCCGTTCGTATTTCATGGTGGATGTGCCGGTGCCGGCGGAATTCATTGGCTTCCTCAAACGCATCCTGCCGGGCAAGCACATCGCCGAGCTGTACACCTCGATCGGTTTCTACAAGCACGGCAAATCCGAGTTCTACCGCGCCCTGATCAATCACCTGGCCAACACCGACGACCAGTTCATCATGGCGCCGGGCGTGCGCGGCATGGTCATGAGCGTGTTCACGCTGCCGGGCTTCAACACCGTGTTCAAGATCATCAAGGACCGCTTCTCGCCCTCGAAAAACGTCGACCGCGCCACGGTGATCGAGAAGTACCGATTGGTGAAAAGCGTCGACCGCGTCGGGCGCATGGCCGATACCCAGGAATTCGCCGACTTTCGTTTTCCCCTGAGCAAGTTCGAGCCGGCGTGCCTGGCGGAACTGCTGGAGGTTGCGCCGTCCACGGTGTCGCTGGAAGGTGAAACCGTGCTGATCCGCCACTGCTGGACCGAGCGCCGGATGACCCCGCTCAACCTCTATCTGGATAACGCCAACGAAGCCCAGGTGCGCGAAGCACTGGAGGATTACGGCCTGGCGATCAAGCAACTGGCGGCGGCCAACATCTTTCCCGGCGACATGCTGCTGAAGAACTTCGGCGTCACCCGCCATGGCCGGGTGGTGTTCTACGACTATGACGAGATCTGTTTCCTCACCGAAGCCAACTTCCGCCACATCCCGGCACCGCGCACGCCGGAGGACGAAATGGCCTCCGAACCGTGGTACTCGATCGGTCCGCTGGATGTGTTCCCCGAGGAGTTTCCGCCGTTCCTGTTTGCCGATGCGGCGCAGCGCAAATTGTTCGATCAGTTGCATGGCGAGTTGTATAACGCCGATTACTGGAAGGGATTGCAGGAGGCGATTCGGGCGGGGAAAGTCATCGATGTCTTCCCGTATCGGCGCAAGGGCCTGGATAACGAATAA
- a CDS encoding methyl-accepting chemotaxis protein: MSIRNLRIGLRASLCFAVLASLLVVVGLFGLGQMKTLRESAAVIEESWMPSIESIHDAAANIASIRLESLRLITSTQAAVRERSKGLLTAQRQELLKRLDDHKGLIASDQERAMLEGLSADTAKYLSILDQIIKQIDAGQNDQAYARLTNELAPQGTVLDKTLEQMITLNQQGADTAAKSAAAMYQQALWIVATIIVVALIATLLLAWLLTRSITAPINQALNVARRIASGDLSGRIESAGRDEAAQLLTALAEMQGNLRSTIRGISESAQQLASAAEEMSSVMEQSTRGLQQQNDQIEQAATAVTEMSTAVDEVAANAVSSAEASEASNEDSKHGHVQVSETISSIQELVSAVLGASEQAEGLATQAQDISKVLEVIRGIAGQTNLLALNAAIEAARAGEAGRGFAVVADEVRSLAQRTQNSTEEIELMISSIQQGTGATVGALQSSAEQASHTLRRANSAGQALEKITASISQINQRNLVIASAAEQQALVAREVDQNLVTIRDLSTQTAAGATQTSAASQELSRLAVDLNALVTRFVI, from the coding sequence ATGTCTATCCGGAATCTGCGCATCGGTTTGCGCGCCAGTTTGTGTTTTGCCGTTCTGGCCAGTCTGCTGGTAGTGGTCGGCCTGTTCGGTCTGGGCCAGATGAAAACCCTGCGCGAGAGCGCGGCGGTGATCGAGGAATCGTGGATGCCCAGCATCGAAAGCATCCATGACGCGGCGGCGAACATCGCCAGCATCCGTCTTGAGTCCCTGCGCCTGATCACCAGCACCCAGGCTGCCGTGCGCGAACGCAGCAAAGGCCTTCTCACGGCGCAACGCCAGGAATTGCTCAAGCGCCTCGACGACCACAAAGGCCTGATTGCCAGTGATCAAGAGCGGGCGATGCTGGAAGGCCTGAGCGCAGACACCGCCAAGTACCTGAGCATCCTCGACCAGATCATCAAACAGATCGACGCTGGACAAAACGATCAGGCCTACGCGCGCCTCACCAATGAACTGGCGCCCCAGGGCACGGTGCTCGACAAGACTCTGGAGCAAATGATCACGCTCAACCAACAAGGCGCGGATACCGCCGCCAAGTCCGCGGCGGCGATGTACCAGCAGGCGCTGTGGATCGTCGCCACAATCATCGTCGTCGCGCTGATTGCCACGTTGCTGCTGGCCTGGTTGCTGACCCGCAGCATCACCGCGCCGATCAATCAGGCGCTGAACGTGGCACGACGGATTGCTTCGGGAGACCTCAGTGGTCGCATCGAAAGCGCGGGGCGCGATGAAGCGGCGCAGTTGCTCACGGCTCTGGCCGAGATGCAGGGCAATCTGCGCTCGACCATTCGCGGCATCAGCGAGTCGGCCCAGCAACTGGCCTCCGCCGCCGAGGAAATGAGCTCGGTGATGGAACAGAGCACCCGCGGCCTGCAACAGCAGAATGACCAGATCGAACAGGCGGCCACGGCGGTCACCGAGATGAGCACGGCGGTCGATGAAGTGGCCGCCAATGCGGTGTCCAGTGCCGAAGCGTCCGAAGCCTCGAACGAGGACAGCAAGCACGGGCATGTACAGGTCAGCGAGACCATCAGTTCGATTCAGGAACTGGTCAGCGCCGTGCTCGGCGCCTCCGAACAGGCCGAGGGCCTGGCGACTCAGGCCCAGGACATCAGCAAGGTGCTGGAGGTGATTCGCGGCATCGCCGGGCAGACCAATCTGCTGGCCCTGAACGCCGCCATTGAAGCGGCGCGAGCCGGCGAGGCCGGGCGTGGGTTTGCGGTGGTCGCCGATGAAGTCCGCTCGCTGGCCCAGCGCACGCAGAACTCTACCGAAGAAATCGAGCTGATGATCAGCAGCATCCAGCAAGGCACCGGTGCCACTGTCGGGGCTTTGCAAAGCAGTGCCGAACAGGCGAGCCACACACTGCGCCGGGCGAACAGCGCCGGTCAGGCGTTGGAGAAAATCACCGCGTCGATCTCGCAGATCAACCAGCGCAACCTGGTGATCGCCAGCGCCGCCGAGCAGCAGGCGCTGGTGGCGCGGGAAGTCGATCAGAATCTGGTGACCATCCGCGACCTGTCGACCCAGACTGCTGCCGGCGCCACCCAGACGTCTGCCGCCAGTCAGGAACTGTCGCGGCTGGCCGTCGACCTGAACGCTCTGGTGACGCGCTTCGTAATCTGA